In one Mycobacterium heckeshornense genomic region, the following are encoded:
- the nudC gene encoding NAD(+) diphosphatase, which translates to MDFQLRSTPLLSRVGADRADHLRTDVDAAAAAWPKAAVLRVDSRNQVLLANGRVVLAAATALGDKPPPEAVFLGRIEGDRHVWAIRAPLEAPDNPDGVDVRVADLRRAGQLFDDLSAQLVSCAVALLNWHDSARFSSVDGSPTRPARAGWARVNPLTGHEEFPRIDPAVICLVHDGGDRAVLARQRVWPQRMFSLLAGFVEVGESFERCVVREVHEEIGLTVRDVRYLGSQPWPFPRSLMVGFHAIGDPDQEFSFNDGEIAEAAWFTRDEIRRALDAGDWTRATDSELLLPGSVSIAREIIESWAALD; encoded by the coding sequence GTGGATTTCCAGCTGCGCAGCACCCCGTTGCTGTCCCGGGTAGGCGCTGACCGCGCTGATCACCTGCGAACCGACGTTGACGCTGCCGCCGCAGCATGGCCGAAAGCCGCTGTGCTGCGAGTGGATTCGCGCAACCAGGTGCTGCTTGCCAATGGCCGGGTGGTGCTGGCGGCGGCAACGGCGTTGGGCGACAAGCCGCCGCCGGAAGCGGTGTTCCTCGGCCGCATCGAGGGCGACCGACACGTATGGGCTATCCGCGCTCCGCTGGAAGCCCCCGACAACCCCGACGGCGTCGACGTGCGCGTGGCGGACCTGCGGCGTGCGGGCCAGCTTTTCGACGACCTCAGCGCGCAGCTGGTGTCGTGTGCCGTCGCGCTGCTGAATTGGCATGACAGCGCTCGCTTTTCGTCGGTGGACGGTTCGCCGACGAGACCCGCCCGGGCCGGGTGGGCGCGGGTCAACCCGCTTACCGGTCACGAGGAGTTCCCGCGCATCGACCCGGCGGTGATCTGTTTGGTTCACGACGGCGGTGACCGCGCGGTCCTGGCTCGCCAGCGGGTGTGGCCGCAGCGGATGTTTTCGCTGCTGGCCGGATTCGTCGAAGTCGGCGAGTCATTCGAGCGGTGCGTGGTGCGGGAAGTCCATGAGGAGATCGGGTTGACCGTGCGCGACGTTCGCTACCTGGGCAGCCAGCCGTGGCCGTTTCCACGCTCGCTGATGGTGGGCTTCCACGCGATAGGCGACCCCGATCAAGAGTTTTCGTTCAACGACGGCGAAATCGCCGAGGCGGCGTGGTTCACCCGCGACGAGATTCGCAGAGCACTCGACGCCGGTGACTGGACCCGTGCCACGGACTCCGAACTCCTTCTGCCCGGCTCGGTTTCGATCGCCCGCGAAATTATCGAATCGTGGGCCGCGCTGGACTGA
- a CDS encoding potassium channel family protein: MAAAKARLAGLDDTLTARPGHALVGVLRIPESHVSPVRIIVRRVAIAVVVLLAAALVVYVGRGGYRDLKGGPLTFLDCVYYATVSLSTTGYGDITPYTEYTRLVNVVVMTPLRIAFLAVLVGTTLEVLSERSRQGWKIQRWRSRVRNHTVVIGYGTKGKTAVAAMLSDESAPTDIVVVDTDQAALDHASAAGLVTVHGDATKSDVLRLAGAQHAASIVVAANRDDTAALVTLTAREIAPKAKIIASIREAENQHLLRQSGADSVVVSSETAGRLLGIATTTPRVVEMIEDLLTPQAGFAIAERQVEQSEVGGSARHLRDIVLGVVRDGQLLRVDAPEVDAVEATDRLLYIRSVGH, translated from the coding sequence ATGGCCGCGGCGAAGGCTAGGTTGGCCGGTCTCGACGACACGCTGACCGCCCGACCCGGCCACGCACTGGTCGGCGTGTTGCGAATCCCGGAAAGCCATGTCAGCCCGGTTCGTATCATCGTGCGCCGGGTGGCCATCGCCGTGGTGGTGTTGCTGGCTGCGGCCCTGGTGGTTTACGTCGGACGCGGCGGCTACCGCGACCTGAAGGGCGGGCCCCTGACCTTCCTGGATTGCGTGTACTACGCGACCGTGTCGTTGTCGACGACCGGTTACGGCGACATCACGCCGTATACCGAATACACCCGTCTGGTCAACGTCGTCGTCATGACACCGTTGCGCATCGCGTTCTTGGCCGTGTTGGTCGGCACGACGCTCGAGGTCCTCTCCGAGCGGTCCCGGCAGGGGTGGAAGATCCAGCGTTGGAGGAGCAGAGTGCGTAACCACACCGTCGTCATCGGCTACGGCACTAAAGGCAAAACAGCGGTCGCGGCCATGCTCAGCGACGAATCGGCGCCGACCGACATCGTCGTCGTCGACACCGACCAAGCCGCGTTGGATCACGCGTCGGCGGCGGGTTTGGTCACCGTGCACGGCGACGCCACCAAATCTGACGTGTTACGCCTGGCGGGCGCACAGCATGCGGCGTCGATCGTGGTGGCCGCCAACCGGGACGACACCGCCGCGCTGGTCACCCTGACCGCCCGCGAGATCGCGCCCAAGGCCAAGATCATCGCCTCGATCCGCGAAGCCGAGAACCAGCACCTGCTGCGGCAGTCGGGCGCGGACTCAGTGGTGGTTTCCTCCGAAACCGCCGGCCGGTTGCTCGGGATTGCCACCACCACGCCCCGCGTCGTGGAGATGATCGAGGATCTGTTGACGCCGCAGGCGGGGTTCGCGATCGCGGAACGCCAGGTGGAGCAGAGCGAGGTGGGCGGCTCGGCGCGGCATCTGCGTGACATCGTGCTCGGCGTGGTTCGTGACGGCCAGCTGCTGCGCGTCGACGCACCAGAGGTCGACGCCGTCGAGGCAACCGACCGCCTGCTGTATATCCGCAGCGTGGGCCACTAG
- a CDS encoding ATP-dependent helicase: MRVMDRWDARARAVLDPGLQGRVRILGGPGTGKTTLLVDAAAAHIAAGVDPESVLLLTGSGRVGTRARSALTTALLRSRADGPLPAVVREPLVRTVHSYAFAVLRLAAQRAGDAPPRLVTTAEQDAIIRELLAGDIADGPAAAVKWPQQLRPALGTAGFAAELRDLLARCAERGVDPQQLQRLGRLHGHPEWTAAGQFAHQYEQVVLLRAAVGTAAPQARIPTLGAAELVGAALDAFAADPQLLTAQRDRIRLLLVDDAQQLDPQAARLVRLLAAGADLALIAGDPSQAVFGFRGGDPAALLADDSPSVRLTLSRRCAPAVAAAITGIARRLPGGGDGAITGSGADPGSVTVHLAASAHAEAAIIADTLRRAHLIDGVPWSQMAVLVRSLRRAPAMLAHALARAGVPVTMPAGGSLAEQPAARALLTVLAATATGLDAAQALDLLTGPIGRLDPVSLRALRRALRRGTPDCGVGDLLVAALTGAEPPGLAAVQARPLRRVRAVLDAAARCHRSGRDPRYTLWAAWQRSGLQRRWVSASERGGAAGALAAQNLDAVTALFEVTDDYVSRTAGASLRGLIAHVSALRLPDLRRDPVVPVEQVTLLSAHAALGHEWDLVVIAGLQDGLWPNTIPRGGVLATQRLLDVLDGVDEHASMRAPLLAEERRLLVAAMGRARRRLVVTAVDGDAAEAGASADTEVPSPFFFEVARCATGGGDRDPAPVAAPRLLSAPAVVGRLRSVVCAPEGEVDDAERASAATQLARLARAGVPGADPAQWQGLIPVSTAEALWSGDDHVIALTPSSLQTLTDCPLRWLAERHGGTDPRDLSATLGSLLHALIAEPCGSRVQLLAELERAWQLLPFESPWYAANELARHRAMIEAFLEWRAQSRRELTEVGVEAEVDGVVETAGDAGARVRLRGRIDRIERDAAGRLVVVDVKTGKTPISKDQAQRHAQLALYQLAVAEGLVPHGDEPGGARLVYLGRSGPCGPAEREQDALTPAARDAWRKLVGQAAAAMAGPRFIARVNDGCPHCPMRPGCPAHSGSPR; encoded by the coding sequence ATGCGGGTCATGGATCGCTGGGATGCGCGGGCACGGGCCGTGCTCGATCCTGGCCTGCAGGGCCGGGTCCGTATTCTCGGTGGGCCGGGAACCGGCAAGACCACCCTGCTGGTCGATGCCGCGGCAGCTCATATCGCCGCCGGGGTTGACCCGGAATCGGTTCTGCTGCTTACCGGTTCGGGGCGGGTCGGGACGCGTGCGCGCAGCGCGTTGACGACCGCGCTGCTGCGCTCGCGCGCGGATGGCCCGTTGCCGGCAGTGGTGCGTGAACCGCTTGTGCGCACCGTGCACAGCTACGCGTTCGCGGTGCTGCGGCTCGCCGCCCAGCGGGCCGGCGACGCGCCGCCCCGGCTGGTCACCACTGCCGAACAAGACGCGATCATCCGCGAACTGCTGGCCGGTGACATCGCAGATGGGCCGGCCGCTGCGGTCAAGTGGCCCCAGCAGCTGCGTCCGGCACTGGGTACCGCCGGGTTCGCGGCCGAACTGCGCGATCTGCTGGCGCGCTGCGCCGAGCGGGGCGTCGATCCCCAGCAACTCCAGCGGCTGGGCCGGTTGCACGGCCACCCCGAATGGACCGCCGCCGGCCAATTCGCCCACCAGTACGAGCAGGTGGTGCTGCTGCGCGCCGCGGTCGGAACGGCGGCGCCGCAGGCCAGGATTCCCACGCTCGGTGCGGCCGAACTGGTCGGGGCGGCCCTGGACGCTTTCGCCGCCGACCCCCAGCTGTTGACCGCGCAGCGCGACCGGATCCGGCTGCTGCTCGTCGACGACGCCCAGCAGCTGGACCCGCAGGCGGCCCGGCTGGTTCGACTGCTGGCCGCAGGTGCCGATCTCGCTTTGATCGCGGGCGATCCCAGCCAGGCGGTGTTCGGTTTCCGCGGCGGCGATCCGGCCGCATTGCTGGCCGACGACTCGCCATCGGTGAGGTTGACCCTGTCGCGGCGGTGCGCCCCCGCCGTCGCCGCTGCCATCACCGGGATCGCGCGTCGGCTGCCAGGCGGTGGCGACGGCGCGATCACCGGTTCGGGTGCCGATCCGGGTTCGGTGACAGTACATTTGGCGGCCTCAGCGCACGCGGAAGCGGCGATCATCGCCGACACCCTGCGGCGCGCACACCTGATCGACGGCGTGCCGTGGTCGCAGATGGCAGTCCTCGTCCGGTCGCTGCGGCGGGCTCCTGCGATGTTGGCGCACGCACTGGCCCGGGCCGGTGTCCCGGTAACCATGCCGGCCGGCGGCTCGCTGGCCGAACAGCCCGCGGCCCGGGCTCTGCTCACGGTGCTGGCGGCGACGGCTACGGGGCTGGACGCGGCGCAGGCGCTGGACCTGCTGACCGGGCCGATCGGGCGGCTGGATCCGGTGTCGCTGCGCGCACTGCGGCGGGCGCTGCGTCGCGGCACTCCCGATTGTGGCGTGGGTGACCTGCTGGTCGCCGCGCTGACCGGCGCCGAACCGCCTGGCTTGGCGGCCGTGCAGGCGCGCCCGTTGCGCCGGGTGCGCGCCGTGCTGGACGCCGCCGCCCGCTGCCACCGGTCCGGCCGCGACCCCCGCTACACGCTGTGGGCGGCCTGGCAGCGCTCGGGTCTACAGCGTCGGTGGGTTTCGGCCAGCGAGCGCGGCGGCGCCGCCGGGGCTCTGGCCGCGCAGAACCTCGACGCGGTGACCGCGCTGTTCGAGGTCACCGACGACTACGTCTCGCGCACCGCCGGAGCGTCGCTGCGCGGACTTATCGCCCATGTCTCGGCTCTGCGGCTGCCCGACCTCCGTCGCGACCCGGTGGTCCCGGTCGAGCAGGTCACGCTGCTCAGCGCGCACGCCGCCCTGGGACACGAGTGGGATTTGGTGGTCATCGCCGGTCTGCAGGATGGCTTGTGGCCCAACACAATCCCGCGTGGGGGAGTGCTGGCCACCCAGCGGTTGCTCGACGTGTTGGACGGGGTTGACGAGCACGCGTCGATGCGGGCTCCGCTGCTGGCCGAGGAGCGCCGACTGCTGGTGGCGGCGATGGGGCGCGCCCGTCGGCGGCTGGTGGTGACCGCTGTCGACGGCGACGCCGCCGAAGCCGGTGCGTCCGCCGACACCGAGGTGCCCTCGCCGTTTTTCTTCGAGGTGGCCCGGTGTGCCACCGGTGGTGGCGATCGCGACCCCGCGCCGGTGGCAGCACCGCGGCTGCTGTCGGCACCGGCGGTGGTGGGCCGGCTGCGCAGCGTGGTCTGTGCACCCGAGGGCGAAGTCGACGACGCTGAGCGCGCCAGCGCCGCAACACAATTGGCGCGATTAGCCCGAGCCGGTGTACCCGGGGCCGACCCGGCCCAGTGGCAGGGCCTCATCCCGGTCAGCACCGCCGAGGCACTGTGGAGCGGCGACGATCATGTGATCGCCCTGACGCCGTCGAGCCTGCAGACGCTCACCGACTGCCCGCTGCGGTGGCTAGCCGAACGGCACGGCGGAACCGACCCGCGCGATCTGAGCGCCACCCTGGGGTCGTTGCTGCACGCGCTGATCGCCGAACCGTGCGGCAGCCGGGTGCAACTGCTGGCCGAGCTGGAGCGGGCGTGGCAACTTCTGCCGTTCGAGTCGCCGTGGTATGCGGCCAACGAGTTGGCCCGTCACCGCGCGATGATTGAGGCGTTCCTGGAGTGGCGAGCGCAGAGCCGCCGCGAGCTGACCGAGGTCGGCGTCGAGGCGGAGGTTGACGGCGTCGTTGAGACAGCGGGCGACGCTGGCGCTCGCGTCCGGTTACGCGGCCGTATCGACCGGATCGAGCGCGACGCGGCGGGCCGCCTGGTAGTCGTTGACGTCAAAACCGGGAAGACGCCAATCAGCAAGGACCAAGCGCAACGGCACGCTCAGCTGGCCCTCTATCAGCTGGCCGTTGCCGAGGGGTTGGTGCCGCACGGCGACGAGCCCGGTGGCGCCCGGTTGGTCTACCTGGGCAGGAGCGGCCCGTGTGGGCCGGCCGAACGCGAGCAGGATGCGCTGACGCCGGCGGCCCGCGACGCATGGCGCAAGCTGGTCGGCCAGGCCGCCGCGGCAATGGCCGGCCCGCGGTTCATCGCCCGGGTCAACGACGGCTGCCCGCACTGCCCGATGCGGCCTGGCTGTCCCGCCCACTCCGGGAGCCCGCGGTGA
- a CDS encoding J domain-containing protein — protein sequence MTDPYAVLGVSPTASQDEITHAYRRELRANHPDLRPSESNSGADERLRQILAAYALLRDPRRRSDYDRTYLAHKGEPYVAHKVSTRVTHESAPPVEVPVVNIGFPDRRPPLRVGPVRWHR from the coding sequence ATGACCGATCCATACGCGGTGCTTGGCGTGTCGCCGACCGCTAGTCAGGACGAAATCACGCATGCCTACCGGCGGGAGCTGCGTGCCAATCATCCGGACTTGCGCCCGTCGGAATCGAATTCGGGTGCAGACGAGCGGCTGCGACAGATTCTTGCTGCCTACGCACTGCTGCGTGACCCGCGTCGGCGTTCCGACTACGACCGCACCTATCTCGCCCACAAAGGTGAGCCTTACGTCGCCCACAAAGTCAGCACCCGTGTGACACACGAAAGCGCCCCGCCCGTCGAGGTGCCCGTCGTGAATATCGGCTTCCCCGACCGACGCCCGCCGCTGCGCGTCGGACCGGTCCGCTGGCATCGATGA
- a CDS encoding Hsp20/alpha crystallin family protein, whose protein sequence is MVLMRTDPFRDLDRWTQQILGTAARPAVMPMDAWREGDTFIVEFDLPGVKADSLDLDVERNVLTVRAERPDLDQNREMVSAERPRGVFSRQLFLGENLDTDKIEANYHDGVLRLTIPVAEQAKPRRIEISRDAERTAIKA, encoded by the coding sequence ATGGTGTTAATGCGCACAGACCCGTTCCGGGACCTCGACCGCTGGACCCAGCAGATACTTGGGACGGCGGCCCGGCCCGCGGTCATGCCGATGGACGCCTGGCGCGAGGGCGACACGTTCATCGTCGAGTTCGATCTGCCTGGTGTGAAGGCGGATTCGCTTGACCTAGATGTCGAACGCAACGTGCTCACTGTCCGCGCCGAGCGGCCCGACCTCGACCAGAACCGCGAGATGGTGTCGGCTGAGCGGCCACGAGGGGTATTCAGCCGCCAGCTCTTCCTCGGCGAGAACCTCGACACCGACAAGATCGAGGCCAACTATCACGACGGGGTATTGCGTCTCACCATCCCGGTGGCCGAGCAGGCAAAGCCGCGTCGCATCGAGATCAGCCGCGACGCCGAGCGCACCGCGATCAAGGCCTGA
- a CDS encoding MerR family transcriptional regulator, whose translation MTDDSLPRSARGVYGISVTSELSGIAPQTLRLYERRGLLRPSRTHGGVRRYSDDDLRRLKRISELVSQGVNLAGIARILDLENRNTQLESDHTQLQSEYAKLKAGRKRASRIAAGKNGRSSDHGGRRENPAGRRGT comes from the coding sequence TTGACCGACGACTCGCTGCCACGATCAGCGCGTGGGGTGTACGGCATTTCGGTGACGTCCGAACTGTCCGGCATTGCGCCGCAGACGTTGCGCCTCTACGAGCGCCGGGGACTGCTGAGGCCGTCGCGCACCCACGGGGGAGTGCGCCGCTACAGCGACGACGACCTGCGACGTCTGAAGCGGATTTCGGAACTTGTCTCCCAGGGCGTAAACCTGGCCGGCATCGCACGCATACTCGACCTGGAAAATAGGAACACCCAGCTGGAGTCTGACCACACCCAGCTGCAGTCGGAGTACGCGAAACTAAAAGCCGGCCGAAAGCGGGCATCCCGCATCGCCGCGGGAAAGAACGGGAGGAGTTCCGATCATGGCGGACGTCGAGAAAATCCTGCCGGCCGACGAGGCACCTGA
- a CDS encoding ANTAR domain-containing protein — translation MNDYRRPSDARRAGARILDTAEGVLVALRRCRLDRAFVEIMQTAKQNNVDPVGLADALVALAEDQVGVDVDDAAAAVALSTWGYLFSADQRVGAAADLNTFAGEDA, via the coding sequence ATGAACGACTACCGCCGGCCCTCCGACGCTCGCCGGGCCGGCGCCCGGATTCTCGACACCGCTGAAGGCGTGCTCGTCGCGTTACGTCGGTGTCGGCTCGACCGGGCATTCGTGGAAATCATGCAGACGGCTAAGCAAAACAACGTCGACCCGGTCGGTCTGGCCGACGCATTGGTCGCCCTCGCCGAGGACCAGGTGGGCGTGGACGTCGATGACGCAGCCGCGGCCGTCGCGTTGAGCACATGGGGCTATTTGTTCAGCGCCGACCAACGGGTAGGGGCGGCAGCAGATCTGAACACCTTTGCCGGCGAGGACGCCTAG
- a CDS encoding alpha/beta fold hydrolase, giving the protein MSDDLYVHRYGPAGPVQVLAIHGLTGHGQRWRRLATQYLSEITVAAPDLIGHGRSSWAAPWTIEANVKALSAVLDEHADGPVVVVGHSFGAAVALHLAAARRDQVRALVLLDPAIGLDGQWMREIADAMLASPDYPDATAARAEKATGSWVDVDPELLDAELDEHLVALPGGRYAWRISLPAMMAYWSELARDIVLPPKGTATTLVRAMWTSPAYVGEELITALRERLGPDFRLLDLDCEHMVPLAKPAEVAAAIRERLDRP; this is encoded by the coding sequence GTGAGCGACGACCTCTACGTGCACCGGTACGGCCCGGCGGGACCAGTCCAAGTGCTGGCCATCCACGGCCTCACCGGACACGGGCAGCGCTGGCGGCGGCTGGCCACACAGTATCTGTCCGAAATCACTGTTGCTGCACCCGATTTGATCGGACACGGTAGATCGTCGTGGGCTGCGCCGTGGACCATTGAGGCCAATGTGAAGGCGCTGTCGGCCGTGCTCGACGAGCACGCCGATGGCCCGGTGGTGGTGGTGGGGCATTCATTCGGGGCTGCGGTGGCGCTACATCTGGCCGCCGCACGCCGGGACCAGGTGCGTGCGCTGGTGTTGCTCGACCCCGCGATCGGGCTGGACGGCCAGTGGATGCGCGAGATCGCCGACGCGATGCTGGCCTCACCCGACTACCCCGACGCCACGGCGGCACGCGCAGAAAAGGCGACCGGCTCGTGGGTCGATGTCGACCCCGAACTGCTCGACGCCGAGCTCGACGAGCATCTGGTGGCGCTGCCGGGCGGCAGGTATGCCTGGCGGATCAGTCTTCCGGCGATGATGGCCTACTGGAGCGAGCTGGCCCGCGACATTGTGTTGCCGCCCAAAGGAACTGCGACGACCCTGGTGCGCGCGATGTGGACCTCACCCGCGTACGTCGGCGAAGAACTCATCACGGCGCTGCGAGAACGGCTCGGGCCAGATTTCCGCCTGCTCGACTTGGACTGTGAGCACATGGTGCCGTTGGCCAAGCCCGCGGAGGTGGCTGCGGCGATCCGCGAAAGGCTCGACCGACCGTGA
- a CDS encoding MGMT family protein encodes MTAVTGEQVERVRALVAAIPAGRVATYGDIAVAAGLSSPRIVGWIMRTDSADLPWHRVITASGRPARHLATRQLELLRAEGVLAVDGKVPLREVRHRF; translated from the coding sequence GTGACAGCAGTGACCGGCGAGCAGGTCGAACGGGTGCGGGCGCTGGTCGCGGCGATCCCGGCCGGGCGGGTCGCCACCTACGGCGATATCGCCGTCGCCGCAGGGCTTTCCAGCCCCCGCATCGTCGGTTGGATCATGCGTACCGACTCCGCCGATCTGCCCTGGCACCGGGTGATCACCGCCTCGGGTCGCCCGGCGCGGCATCTGGCCACCCGCCAGCTGGAGCTGTTGCGCGCCGAAGGGGTGCTCGCGGTCGACGGCAAAGTACCGTTGCGCGAAGTCCGGCACCGCTTCTAG
- the moeZ gene encoding adenylyltransferase/sulfurtransferase MoeZ encodes MSTSLPPLVEPAAELTREEVARYSRHLIIPDLGVEGQKRLKNARVLVIGAGGLGAPALLYLAAAGVGTLGIVDYDLVDESNLQRQIIHGVSDVGRPKTQSARDSIAEVNPLVQVRLHETKLEPGNAVELFEQYDLILDGTDNFATRYLVNDAAVLARKPYVWGSIYRFEGQVSVFWEDAPDGRGLNYRDLYPEPPPPGMVPSCAEGGVLGILCASIASVMGTEAIKLITGIGEPLLGRLMVYDALEMSYRTINIRKDPSTPKIAELVDYDEFCGVVSQEAADAVADSAITPQELRELLDSGKKVALIDVREPVEWDINHIEGAQLIPQSSINSGEGLAKLPQDRMPVLYCKTGVRSAEALAAVKKAGFSDAVHLQGGIVAWAKQMQPDMVMY; translated from the coding sequence GTGTCGACATCGTTGCCGCCGCTGGTCGAGCCAGCAGCCGAGCTGACTCGGGAGGAGGTGGCGCGCTACAGCCGCCACCTCATCATCCCGGATTTGGGCGTCGAGGGGCAGAAGCGGCTGAAGAACGCCAGAGTACTGGTGATCGGGGCCGGCGGTCTGGGCGCTCCGGCGTTGCTGTATCTGGCCGCGGCCGGAGTGGGAACGCTGGGCATCGTCGACTATGACCTGGTCGACGAGTCGAACCTGCAGCGCCAGATCATCCACGGCGTGTCCGACGTCGGCCGGCCCAAGACCCAGTCCGCCCGCGACTCGATCGCCGAGGTGAACCCGCTGGTGCAGGTGCGGCTGCACGAGACTAAACTGGAGCCCGGCAATGCCGTCGAGCTGTTCGAGCAATATGACTTGATCCTCGATGGCACCGACAATTTCGCGACCAGGTATCTGGTCAACGACGCCGCGGTGCTGGCCAGAAAGCCGTACGTCTGGGGATCGATCTACCGTTTCGAAGGCCAGGTGTCGGTGTTCTGGGAGGACGCGCCGGACGGGCGCGGCTTGAACTACCGCGACCTGTACCCGGAGCCGCCGCCGCCGGGCATGGTGCCGTCCTGCGCCGAAGGCGGTGTGCTGGGCATCCTGTGCGCCTCCATCGCCTCGGTGATGGGCACCGAGGCGATCAAACTCATCACCGGCATCGGCGAACCGCTGCTCGGCCGGCTGATGGTGTACGACGCGCTGGAGATGAGTTACCGCACGATCAACATCCGCAAGGATCCGTCCACGCCGAAGATTGCCGAACTGGTCGACTACGACGAATTCTGCGGGGTCGTCTCGCAGGAAGCCGCCGATGCGGTCGCCGACTCGGCTATCACCCCGCAGGAGTTGCGCGAGCTCCTGGACTCGGGCAAGAAGGTCGCGCTGATCGATGTGCGCGAGCCGGTGGAGTGGGATATCAATCACATCGAGGGCGCGCAGCTGATCCCGCAGTCGTCGATCAACTCCGGCGAAGGTCTGGCCAAGCTGCCGCAGGACCGGATGCCGGTGCTGTACTGCAAGACTGGTGTGCGCTCGGCTGAGGCGCTGGCGGCGGTGAAGAAGGCCGGCTTCTCCGATGCCGTACACCTGCAGGGCGGAATCGTGGCGTGGGCCAAGCAGATGCAGCCCGACATGGTGATGTACTAA
- a CDS encoding DUF3152 domain-containing protein produces the protein MTYDPAQQSGSRVPVLRDEWREPLRAQRDPLAWGSGRQRSNRDRERRWRKQTRLGRFVSTYGWRAYALPVLSALTAVVVYQTATGTGAPAPASQDPAQGPPTIGAVGTSIIDAPPRGLTEFATNLPTGLLPAGGPFTEAGDKTWHVLPGAVPQFGQGTAKVFRYTVEVENGVDTTTFGGDDAFVRMVDETLANPKSWTHNPQFAFVRIDSGKPDFRISLSSPVTVREGCGYEIPLETSCYNPVFGRDAQPRVLINEARWVRGAVPFEGDVGSYRQYVINHEVGHAIGYQRHEPCDKQGALAPVMMQQTFSTANNDEAKFDPEWVKPDGKTCRFNPWPYPIA, from the coding sequence GTGACCTATGACCCGGCGCAGCAGAGCGGAAGTCGGGTGCCCGTCCTCCGCGACGAATGGCGGGAACCGCTGCGCGCACAGCGTGACCCGCTTGCGTGGGGCTCTGGTCGACAGCGTTCCAACCGCGACAGGGAGCGCCGCTGGCGCAAGCAGACCCGGCTCGGTCGGTTCGTGTCCACCTATGGGTGGCGTGCCTATGCCCTGCCGGTGCTGAGCGCCCTTACCGCGGTAGTGGTGTATCAGACCGCCACCGGGACCGGGGCGCCGGCACCTGCGTCGCAGGATCCGGCGCAGGGGCCCCCCACGATCGGGGCGGTCGGCACGTCGATCATCGACGCGCCCCCTCGTGGGTTGACCGAGTTCGCCACCAACCTGCCGACCGGGCTGTTACCCGCCGGCGGACCGTTCACCGAGGCCGGCGATAAGACCTGGCACGTCCTTCCGGGTGCCGTGCCTCAGTTCGGGCAAGGCACCGCCAAGGTGTTCCGATACACCGTCGAGGTTGAAAACGGTGTGGATACCACGACGTTCGGCGGGGACGACGCGTTCGTGCGAATGGTCGACGAGACGCTGGCCAATCCCAAGAGCTGGACGCACAACCCGCAATTCGCGTTCGTCCGGATTGACAGCGGCAAACCCGATTTCCGGATTTCGTTGAGTTCCCCGGTGACGGTACGGGAGGGTTGCGGCTACGAGATTCCCCTGGAAACCTCCTGCTACAACCCTGTGTTCGGGCGCGATGCGCAGCCTCGAGTCCTTATCAACGAGGCTCGCTGGGTGCGCGGAGCGGTTCCGTTCGAGGGCGATGTCGGTTCCTACCGGCAGTATGTGATCAACCACGAGGTCGGCCATGCCATTGGTTACCAGCGTCATGAGCCGTGCGACAAGCAGGGTGCTTTAGCACCGGTGATGATGCAGCAGACGTTTTCCACGGCCAACAACGACGAAGCCAAGTTCGACCCTGAATGGGTCAAACCGGACGGCAAGACCTGCCGGTTCAACCCCTGGCCCTATCCGATCGCCTAG
- a CDS encoding TetR/AcrR family transcriptional regulator: MSDLANATARSTAEHVDNDRSADSAMANRRGNRLPRDERRGQLLVAASEIFVDRGYHAAGMDEIAERAGVSKPVLYQHFSSKLELYLAVLQRHVDNLVSSVRQALRTTTDNRQRLRAAVQAFFDFIEHENQGYRLIFENDYVTEPQVAAQVRVATESCTDAVFDLISADSGLDPHRARMIAVGLVGISVDCARYWLGADRPISKEDAVEGTVQFAWGGLSHVPLTRS, encoded by the coding sequence ATGAGCGATCTCGCGAATGCGACTGCACGCAGCACCGCCGAACATGTCGACAACGACCGATCGGCGGACAGCGCAATGGCCAACCGCCGCGGCAATCGACTCCCCCGCGACGAGCGGCGGGGCCAATTGCTGGTCGCCGCGAGCGAGATCTTCGTCGACCGGGGCTACCACGCGGCAGGCATGGATGAGATTGCAGAGCGGGCAGGAGTAAGTAAGCCTGTTCTGTACCAACATTTTTCGAGCAAGCTGGAGTTGTATTTGGCGGTGCTCCAGCGGCACGTGGACAACCTGGTCTCCAGCGTGCGTCAGGCGCTGCGGACGACCACCGACAACCGGCAACGGCTGCGCGCAGCGGTGCAAGCGTTCTTCGACTTCATCGAACACGAGAACCAGGGCTACCGGCTGATCTTCGAGAACGACTACGTCACCGAGCCTCAGGTCGCCGCGCAGGTACGGGTGGCGACCGAGTCATGCACCGACGCGGTGTTCGACCTGATCAGCGCCGATTCCGGGCTAGATCCGCACCGCGCCCGGATGATCGCGGTGGGGCTGGTGGGTATCAGCGTCGACTGCGCCCGCTATTGGCTTGGCGCCGACCGCCCGATCTCCAAAGAAGACGCCGTGGAAGGCACCGTACAGTTCGCCTGGGGCGGGCTGTCGCACGTTCCGCTCACCCGCTCGTAG